In the genome of Metabacillus litoralis, the window TGCACCCATTGCAAACTCACGAACACCGAACCAAATGTTACGGCCACTGTAATCTTCACTTGTGAAATCACCGCTACCGCTAATTGTTGTTTTGTTTGAACCTGCTAAGTCTGCTGAACCACCAAAGAATGATGGAAGACCTTGTGCAATTCCGTTTAACACTTCACCAGAAGAAGCACGAGATGCTAGGCTTGAGCCTTCTTCATAAACTGGAATGTGTTGATCCCAACCTTCTGGAAGCTCACCACTCACTGCATGTTTAAATTGTTTTCCTAACTCAGGAAATTCTTTTTCATATGCAGCTACTAGAGAATTCCACTCTTCTTCTTTCGCTTTTCCAGCTTCATGAACAGTTTTGTTGAAGTGGTCATAAACTTCACCTGGAACATGGAAGTCTTCTTCAAATGTCCAGTCGTAAGCTGCTTTCGTTAATTTAATTTCATCGGCACCTAGTGGAGAACCGTGAGAAGCTGATTTACCTGATTTGTTTGGTGAACCAAATCCGATTGTTGTTTTTACTTCAATTAATGTTGGACGATCTAAGTCTTGTTTCGCTTGTTCAATTGCTGCTGAAATTTCGTTCAAGTCATTTCCGTTTTCAACGCGAATAACTTGCCAGCCTTGTGCTGTGAAACGTTGTTCAACATTTTCAGAGAATGAGCGATCAAGGTCACCATCTAATGAAATATCGTTTGAATCATATAATACAACTAGACGACCTAGTTTTAAGTGAGCTGCTAATGATGCTGCTTCAGAAGAAATACCTTCCATTAAGTCTCCATCACCACAGATTGCGTAAGTATAGTGATCCACTACATTATATGAAGGCTTGTTGTAAGTTTCAGCTAAATGACGCTCAGCCATTGCCATACCTACTGCCATTGCAATACCTTGTCCTAGAGGACCTGTTGTTGCATCTACACCTGGTGTGTGACCAAACTCAGGGTGTCCTGGAGTTTTGCTTCCCCATTGTCTAAATTCTTTTAAATCGTCCATTGTTACATCATAACCTGTTAAGTGAAGAAGGCTGTAAAGTAACATAGAGCCATGACCTGCTGAAAGAACAAAACGATCTCTGTTAAACCAGCTTGGGTTTGATGGATTTACATTCATAAATTTTGTCCATAATGTGTAAGCCATAGGAGCTGCACCCATTGGCATTCCTGGATGTCCTGAATTAGCCTTTTCAATCGCGTCGATTGACAAAGTACGGATTGTTTCAATTGATAACTTTTCTGTTTGTGTTAATTCACTCATTTTATTCCCTCCGATTGTTTCAATTCACTTATAATGACTTTATTATCTTGGATAAGTAATTGACCTGATTTGTGATTTGACCTAACCCATTCTACAACTGATCTCTTTAATTGATTAGCAAGAAGTCGATCAACGGCAGTAGGATAAGGCCCACCACATTGTGACTCATCGATCACAACAGCCTTCCAATCAAGATCAAACTCTTCAAAATGCTTTCCTAATTCCTCTGGGTCTACAGAGTTATCCATTACAAAAAAGGTGTATCCTTCTTTATTCGCTTCCTTGTTCCTAATATGCTGTTTTAATCGATTAATCACATCGTCGTTCACTTGATCCACAACCTCTGCATCTACTGCTAATGCTGTGTCGTTTAATAACCGTGAAGACTCAAATCCAGGTATTTGCACATTAAAAACGCGAACCTTACCATACGATAATGAACTAGCTGTATCCCTAACACTTTCAATGCTTTCAACAATTGAATTTAAAGCAGTATCATAACCTAATGTTGCTTGTGAACCATTTATATTATTGTAATAGCTAATTGGTACTACTAATAATTTAGATGTAAAATGGTCCAGATTAGCTTTTGTGTCCCCTAATAAAATAACCTGATCAAGCTCAGATAATTCACTCGCAATCTTATCTAGCTGTTCGTTCCATATATTAATAGAAAATCGATTCAATCTATACCGATTAAAGCCAAATGTATGAAGTGAATTTCTGTCAAGTTCAGTTTGTTGTATTTTTTTTGCTGAAGCATTCCATTCAATGCCGTAAACCTTATCCCCTTGACTAGATGCTTCTTCTACTAGGGTACGAACGATCTCTGTTGCACCTGCTGAAGCACAACCAAAATGAACTACACCTATCTTCATTATCGTTACCCCTTCTCAAGAAATTTCGTTCAACTCATAATGAACATTTGTAACAATGACTAGTATACACGAAATAGTTGTAAAGATAAATATATAAAACACTAAATTATTAGAAATTTTACTTTTTCTATATTGTAAACGCTTTACAACGCATTGAATTCTTATCACTTTAAAAACAACAAAAAACCGACCTCTCTATTTAATCTACGGTCGGTTTCTTTTCATTTATTGGAAGTGTTATGATAAAAGATGTTTTATTCTTATATGACTCACAATATATCGTTCCATTGTGCTTTTCAATCAGAGATTTACACACATATAATCCAATTCCTGTGCCTAGACTCTTAGTCGTATAAAAGGGCTCAAAGATTGCTTCTTTTGTTTCTTCCGGAATTTCTGGTCCATTATTTGTAATGTTAAACAAGATAGAACCCTGCCTTGTTTCACTTTTAATACATAGTTTACGATCTATTGAGTTATTATGTTTTAAAGCATCTATAGAATTTAAGATAATATTCACTAATACTTGTTTGATTTCATCTTTTACTGCAACGATTGTACAAGTAGGATCTATTGTCATTGATAACTTAACATCACCATCGACGATGCTAGGATAAAGAAACGCTGTGATTTCATCGAAAAGCTTCTTAACCACTATTTCTTCTTTCTGCTTATCAGCTACTTCCAACTTAGAAGCATGTAAGAATTGAGTGATTCTAAATTTTAATTGATCAAGCTCATGCTCTATAGTGTCCATATACTTTAAAGCGGGATTTTCATTTTTCAACAACTTTACAAAGCCCATAACTGATGTAAGGGGATTACGGAATTCATGTACAAAACTAGAGGACATTTGCCCAAGCAGGGATAACCTGTCTTTATGAGATTGATTAACAAACACCATTTTCTCTTTTATCTCAATATCTTTTAGTTCAGTATATCTAGTAACAGCATGATAACAATAACGATCAAAGTGATCATTTATTTGGTTAATAATTGGTTGTAAATCGTTAATTGAAATTCCAGATTTAATAATATACTTTATTACCGTGCTTCTCCCAACATTTACATTGTAAACAAACTCACCAATATTACTCTTACTAAGGACCCGTTCCTTCGCCACTCTATAGGCTAGCTCTTTTATCTCTTCATCTTCGATAGAGCTTTTCAATGATTTCTTCACCAATAAGTACATTTGATGTCCGTTCCCACTCACTCTATCTTTAAAAATATCATCTTCGCGTAAAATGATGCTTTCTTTCCATAATGATAAAAAGTCCTCTTCTGTTTCCTCAAGAAACTTAATTAATTTCTCTACAACAGAAAGAGTCGATCCAGACATAGAGTTCAATATTTATCACCGCTTTCAATGAGTCAAAGGCCTATATAAAAAATTAGACAAAAAACGATAAAAACCCTTTCTATTTTTCATTTTTTTTTAAGGATGATTGATTATTTTTGATTTTAATTTAATCACACCATAATCCAAAGGGAATTTTGTCTTATCCTTTCAATAGGTCATTTGAATGAGATTAAATGATGATTATCAAATGACGCTAAAAAAGAGCATTGAATATTCAATGCTCTACGCTTTACATATTACTTACCCTCTAATAATCCATACTTTCTCCTGAACCTCTGGAGAATTTTCATCCAGCCTGTTGCAAAGAGTAGCAAGAAAAATACATTTGAGATAGCATGAGCTAAATCAAAATATAAACTTGCTCCATAATACGCCAAAATCTCCACTAGTTTTATTTCATCACCGAGACTAACAAAATACCATAGGTTCATCACCCATCCGAATAATATCCCTGTTATAAATCCAAAGATTGCTCTTCCAATTGGTGACACTTGTATCCATGTCCCGCGTAAAAATCCAGCACATAACCCTATCATTCCCCAGGCATACATTTGCCAAGGAGTCCATGGTCCTTGACCCAAAAATAGGTTCGAAACCAAAGCAGCAAGTGCACCAACGACAAACCCACTTTCTGCTCCGAAAACGAACCCTGTAACAATGATCACAAACGTTGTCGGCTGCACACTTGGAATTGAAGCAAACGGGACACGGCTAACCGCAGCAATCGCTGCAAGAATGGCTAAAATAACAAGCTCCCTTCCCATAACCTTTCTTCGTTCAAAACGAATCATAAAAGGAAGGAATGTACCTAGCATAAATAGTACACTAACAAGAAGAAATTGCTGCTCCGCAATGAGTGTTCCGCAGAGTAGGATGAAGGTGATGATTAAGACAGAAATTAGTAGTATTATTTTTGGACGTCCCAAGACAATCGAGCCTCCTCAACCGTTAAGGCATCAGGAATATGACTGCCTCTTGTCATTCGATTTACGACCGTTGTATAAAATGCATTTCCTTGAAAAAAACGCTTAGAAGGGGCTTCTGTTGTAATAGACCCTTGAAACATCATGGCACATCTTGTTGAATAACTTGCCGCAAATTCAATATCATGTGTAACCATTACGATCGTTAAACCTTGTTTTTGTAGTTCTTTTAGCAGCTCTCCGAATTGCTGTTTAGAATCTGGATCAAGCCCTTTCGTTGGTTCATCCACAAGAAGTAAGGAGGGCTGTGGCAACAGCACCCCAGCTAGGGCCGCCTTTTGCATTTCCCCTCCACTAACGTCATATGGATGCCGCATTAAAAGATGCTCTAGGTTAAAAAGATCGAGCAACTCTTGCATCCTTTTTTCTCCAGCATTTACATGATGATATAAAATAATCTCTTTTAGCTCATCTTCAATCGTATCTTGTAGAAAAAATAACTTAGGGTTTTGTGGGAGAAAGCCTATTTCATTAGGAAGTTGTTTTTTCACTTTTTTACCTTTGTAATAAATTGAACCTCTCTGTGTTCTAGCTAAGCCTGCCATCACCTTTAAGAGCGTAGATTTTCCAGTACCATTAGCTCCGACTATTGTTAGCCATTCCCCTTCATATACGCTTAGGGATAAGTCATTTAATATTTTGTTCGTGTCCTTCGAATATTGGAAGTCAAGGTGCTTTACCTGTAAAAGTACATTTTGGTAGGGTATATTCTCTGTGGTTTCATTTGTAACTTTAACTTGCAAATTATTTAACCACTTCTTCCCTTCCTTAACAGACAAGGGGATCAAACCAGAATGTTTTTCAGAGCTTTGATCTAAAAATAATCTTGCAGGGCTTGGTAAGTAATTGTACATCGCATGATTCTTATCTAGTCCAAGCCTTTGAATAACACTACGCGGATGATCAAAGTAAAGCATTTCACCTTTATCCAACACCATTGCTCGGTCGGCAATCGCAAATAGCTCTTCTAACCGATGCTCTGCAATAATAACTGTGATGCCAAATTCTTCATTCATCGTTTGAAGCATTCCGATAAACTCTCTTGCTGCAACAGGATCTAATTGAGACGTTGGCTCATCAAGTAATAATACCTTAGGCTCCGTTAACAGAACAGCCGCTAAGTTAACAAGCTGCTTTTGTCCTCCAGAAAGCTCATATGTTTTTTTATCAAGTAAACCTTCTATACCGAAGAAATGGACAATCTCTGCTACTCGCTTTCTCATCTCTTCTGTCGATACTCCCATATTTTCTAGCCCAAAAATAAGTTCTTCTAAAACCTTGTCCATCACGATTTGATTTTCTGGATCTTGAAAGACCATGCCGATCCTTTTTGCAGCTTCTTCTGCTTCAATAGTTGAAAGGGAGTTATTCTCTATGAAGAAATCACCTTTTTTTTCTCCGTGTGGAGCAATTTCTCTCTTAATAAGCCGGAGTAAAGTAGATTTTCCACTTCCAGATGGACCACAAAGAACGATAAATTCCCCCTGTTCAACTGAAAATGAAACGTCCTTTAATACAGGTTTTTTTTCATCAGGGTAAGTAAAGCTTATATTTTTTGCTTCCAAAAATGCCATCGAACTGTATCCCTCCCCTCAATAAATAGTGGGATGGCAAGATATAGAGTGAAAACGCCAAGATAAAACCATTCTCTTCCTTGGATAACTGGTGATTCTAAAATAGGATAAATGCTTAACACCCCATCTCCCAGCCACCAGCCTGCTACTGCTACACTTCCTATCAATAGTAACGTAAACAGTACAAGCCAATCTTGTATTTTCATTTTAAAAGGCGTATATTTGCTTCTTTTTTTTAGACCGTACCCACGTGCGGCCATAGAATCTGCGGTTTGAATGGCTTCCTCTAAAGACCATGTTAATAAAATTTGTATAAGTAAAATACCGTTCTTTGCACGAGTTCGAATTTTCCCCTCTGAAACAGACAAACCCTTCCCTTTTTGTACCGATTCTATTTCTCTTAATCTACGTTTTAACAATGGCACAAATCTCATAGAAAGCATCGTTAGTAAAGCCCATTGAGGAAGTATCCTAGAGAAAAGAAATAAAAACTTCTCAGCTGTGATCACAAGGTTATACGAAGCAAATAAAACCAATAGCGTAAAGATTGATAATGCTAAAATCACTCCCTGTATAATTGCCTCTAACATGACAGGATTATGATATAAATAAAATAAAATATGAGTTCCTCTTCGATTGATTAAAGGATTAATAATTAGAAAGAAAATAGATAGAAAAAACATCATAACAAGCCAGCTTCTTAATGTTTTCCCCTTATCAAGCTGTAAATGAAAAAAAATGAACAAAAGAGCTGCAACAAATAAAAACACCGGATGCTTATAAAGCATGACCAGTGCTGCTGCGCCCACATAATAAAAAAAACTAACAAAAGGATGAAAGCTATGAATTCCTCTATTCATGATCAATTAATCCTCATTATAATTTGTTGTATAAATCCACTGAACAGTATCACCATTAGTGACTGCAATAACACCTGCGCTTCGGTTTAACGTCGAACCATTTCTTTTTACAGTCCAGCCACTAAATTGACCTCTGTCAAATTCAAATAAATTATCAATACCCTCCACATACGCAGATGAACCGCTTCCTGTTACACTAACAGGTATACCTTTTTGTTTTAAGATCGTTAATGTCACATCCAAAACTGTGTTTCCTTCACTCATCACAACCTTTGTAGCAGGAAGAATGGTTCCTTTTTCACTATCACCTACAATTGAAATGGTAACCGTAGGCTTTGGTTCTTCCTTTTTCGGTGGTGGAGTGGTTGATTGTTCTTTTGTAGCAGTCGTTGTATCTTGTCTCGTTGATTCATTTGTAGCTTTTTTTGTTGTTGTTTCAGTCTTTTGAGTAGTGCTTTGTACTTTTTCTGTTTCTTTCTTTTCAGAAGTGTTTGTTGTACTAGTCGTTGTATTAGAAGACTTGCTTTGTGATGATGTAGAAGATGGTTCTTTTGTTTCTTCTTTTTTATCTTCTTTAACAACAGCCGTTGTTTCTTCTGTAGTTTTCTCTTCCGTTTGCACTTCTTGTTTATCTTCCGATTCGACTTCTTTTGTGGAATCAGCTAGTTGTTCAGCTTCTTGATCACTCTTATCGTTTGACTGCGTTTCCTCACTTGCTTCTTCATTTAATACCGGTGATACTTCGTCTTTTTCACATGCTGCAGTAAAGAATAAAATTGTTGAGAACACGATCAGCAGAAAGGTTTTCATTTTTGACAAAGCGTTACACCTCCAATTGTTTTTCTAATACGATCATCCATAAATGGGAAACGCCCCTCCAAATGGAGAGGGCATTTCATTTCGTTATATTTCATTTCGTTATTGTTGTTGTCTTTTTCTAACATACAAACTAGTTATTCCTATAATAAGTAAAGCAAGACCAATTAATGCCATGTTATAGCTTTGGGTAGCAGTATTTGGTAGAGGATAACCTTTCGTTTTTTCTGGTTGATCATTTTTAGTCGTACTAATATTTTCAGATGTATCTTTATCAACATCGTCCTTCACTACAACAGGAGTTTCATTGTTGTCAGCAGGAGTCTCTGTGTTTTTCTTTTCAAGATTTAGGCTATATAAAGATCCTTTTCCATTTAAAAATAATTGATACGCAACAATTCCTCTATAGCCTTGATCTGTTGTAAATGAGTCACTAGTGTCTCCACCTTGCCAATCAAAGCCACCATCATTATTTTGGTAGGAAAGCAAAAAGTCGATTAAACTAACACCGTCTTTTGAGAACAGACTACTATGTGAATCAATTGATAATGCCGATAGCGCAATAACTAGTTGTGCAGCTGTTGAGCTGTTATCAATTTTTGAATTTTTGTATTGAGCTGATAGATATTTTACAGCTTCATCTACGGCACTCTTCACATCCGCGTTTGATTCAACATATGGAGCAAGTGCAGTTAATACCATAGCCGTTGTATCACTGTCACTCGTTGCTTCACCACTCCATGTCCAGCCACCATCATCGTTTTGGTTCTTCAGCAATTCATTGACCAATGCTTCTCGCGTCCATTTAGCTGAAGATGGAACTTCAAAGTTAGCACTATCTAATGCAATAAGGGCATAAGCTACCCCATTTAATCCCTGCTTTGTTACATTTCCATTATAGATAGCTTGAACAAGATTATACCCTTCGATATTTGTTGGATCTTCACCTGCTGCTAAAGCACCCAATGTTAGTCGCTCATAATCTGTAATTTTTGAAAAACTTCCTTGACGTTCGGTTAATTGTTTTTTCAAGTTTGCTAGATAGCTAGCCGGCAATGTTTTTCCTGCCTTTTTCAAAGCCACTGCCTGCCAGTCTCCAACCTCTTGTTTTAAAACATATTGACTCGCTGCATTTATTGCATTATTAAGGGCAGCTTGATCAAATTTCTCAACTGGCTGTTGTTCCTCTTCAGGTTGCTGCTCTTCCTCTGTAGGTTCTTCTGCCGGTGTTTCCCAAGATTCATATTTTAATGTTACTTTATCAGCTTTTTGAAGCTTGTAACTGTCAACTCCAACTGATGCCATCTCATCATTGACATAAAATGCCCAATAATAAGTACCTTCAGCAGCTAATCCTCCGATACTTGTAATCATCACGCCATATTCAGATGTTTCATATTCGATGTTTTCTTGTCCGTAACCAATCTTTAATAAATCAAATGCAGTTGGTTGATCAATGAACGCAATTGATGAAGGCTCAGGTAAAATCACATGATCTTTATTACCAACTATTTGCAGTGACACGCTATTTTCAGAAGGCTTTGTCCAATCAGTATAACGAAAGCTTATCTCGTCACCCTCTTGTACAACATAACTGTCTGCGCCAACTTGTGCTTGAACACCATTAACATAAAATGCCCAATAATATGGGTCGGTTGCTTTTAATCCGTTAATACCTGTGATAAAAACTCCATATTCCCCTTCAGTATACTCAATCTGGCTCTCGCCAACAGCTTGAACAAG includes:
- a CDS encoding ECF transporter S component, which encodes MGRPKIILLISVLIITFILLCGTLIAEQQFLLVSVLFMLGTFLPFMIRFERRKVMGRELVILAILAAIAAVSRVPFASIPSVQPTTFVIIVTGFVFGAESGFVVGALAALVSNLFLGQGPWTPWQMYAWGMIGLCAGFLRGTWIQVSPIGRAIFGFITGILFGWVMNLWYFVSLGDEIKLVEILAYYGASLYFDLAHAISNVFFLLLFATGWMKILQRFRRKYGLLEGK
- a CDS encoding DUF4430 domain-containing protein, coding for MKTFLLIVFSTILFFTAACEKDEVSPVLNEEASEETQSNDKSDQEAEQLADSTKEVESEDKQEVQTEEKTTEETTAVVKEDKKEETKEPSSTSSQSKSSNTTTSTTNTSEKKETEKVQSTTQKTETTTKKATNESTRQDTTTATKEQSTTPPPKKEEPKPTVTISIVGDSEKGTILPATKVVMSEGNTVLDVTLTILKQKGIPVSVTGSGSSAYVEGIDNLFEFDRGQFSGWTVKRNGSTLNRSAGVIAVTNGDTVQWIYTTNYNED
- a CDS encoding 6-phosphofructokinase; translated protein: MKIGVVHFGCASAGATEIVRTLVEEASSQGDKVYGIEWNASAKKIQQTELDRNSLHTFGFNRYRLNRFSINIWNEQLDKIASELSELDQVILLGDTKANLDHFTSKLLVVPISYYNNINGSQATLGYDTALNSIVESIESVRDTASSLSYGKVRVFNVQIPGFESSRLLNDTALAVDAEVVDQVNDDVINRLKQHIRNKEANKEGYTFFVMDNSVDPEELGKHFEEFDLDWKAVVIDESQCGGPYPTAVDRLLANQLKRSVVEWVRSNHKSGQLLIQDNKVIISELKQSEGIK
- a CDS encoding DUF4430 domain-containing protein — its product is MFNKVKHIILSVLFVSTLFVSTFQTTVFAAEGETISVVGNNNELLLDETNYTFAEDTTAFDVLVQAVGESQIEYTEGEYGVFITGINGLKATDPYYWAFYVNGVQAQVGADSYVVQEGDEISFRYTDWTKPSENSVSLQIVGNKDHVILPEPSSIAFIDQPTAFDLLKIGYGQENIEYETSEYGVMITSIGGLAAEGTYYWAFYVNDEMASVGVDSYKLQKADKVTLKYESWETPAEEPTEEEQQPEEEQQPVEKFDQAALNNAINAASQYVLKQEVGDWQAVALKKAGKTLPASYLANLKKQLTERQGSFSKITDYERLTLGALAAGEDPTNIEGYNLVQAIYNGNVTKQGLNGVAYALIALDSANFEVPSSAKWTREALVNELLKNQNDDGGWTWSGEATSDSDTTAMVLTALAPYVESNADVKSAVDEAVKYLSAQYKNSKIDNSSTAAQLVIALSALSIDSHSSLFSKDGVSLIDFLLSYQNNDGGFDWQGGDTSDSFTTDQGYRGIVAYQLFLNGKGSLYSLNLEKKNTETPADNNETPVVVKDDVDKDTSENISTTKNDQPEKTKGYPLPNTATQSYNMALIGLALLIIGITSLYVRKRQQQ
- a CDS encoding energy-coupling factor transporter transmembrane component T, with the protein product MNRGIHSFHPFVSFFYYVGAAALVMLYKHPVFLFVAALLFIFFHLQLDKGKTLRSWLVMMFFLSIFFLIINPLINRRGTHILFYLYHNPVMLEAIIQGVILALSIFTLLVLFASYNLVITAEKFLFLFSRILPQWALLTMLSMRFVPLLKRRLREIESVQKGKGLSVSEGKIRTRAKNGILLIQILLTWSLEEAIQTADSMAARGYGLKKRSKYTPFKMKIQDWLVLFTLLLIGSVAVAGWWLGDGVLSIYPILESPVIQGREWFYLGVFTLYLAIPLFIEGRDTVRWHFWKQKI
- a CDS encoding histidine kinase N-terminal domain-containing protein produces the protein MSGSTLSVVEKLIKFLEETEEDFLSLWKESIILREDDIFKDRVSGNGHQMYLLVKKSLKSSIEDEEIKELAYRVAKERVLSKSNIGEFVYNVNVGRSTVIKYIIKSGISINDLQPIINQINDHFDRYCYHAVTRYTELKDIEIKEKMVFVNQSHKDRLSLLGQMSSSFVHEFRNPLTSVMGFVKLLKNENPALKYMDTIEHELDQLKFRITQFLHASKLEVADKQKEEIVVKKLFDEITAFLYPSIVDGDVKLSMTIDPTCTIVAVKDEIKQVLVNIILNSIDALKHNNSIDRKLCIKSETRQGSILFNITNNGPEIPEETKEAIFEPFYTTKSLGTGIGLYVCKSLIEKHNGTIYCESYKNKTSFIITLPINEKKPTVD
- the tkt gene encoding transketolase, giving the protein MSELTQTEKLSIETIRTLSIDAIEKANSGHPGMPMGAAPMAYTLWTKFMNVNPSNPSWFNRDRFVLSAGHGSMLLYSLLHLTGYDVTMDDLKEFRQWGSKTPGHPEFGHTPGVDATTGPLGQGIAMAVGMAMAERHLAETYNKPSYNVVDHYTYAICGDGDLMEGISSEAASLAAHLKLGRLVVLYDSNDISLDGDLDRSFSENVEQRFTAQGWQVIRVENGNDLNEISAAIEQAKQDLDRPTLIEVKTTIGFGSPNKSGKSASHGSPLGADEIKLTKAAYDWTFEEDFHVPGEVYDHFNKTVHEAGKAKEEEWNSLVAAYEKEFPELGKQFKHAVSGELPEGWDQHIPVYEEGSSLASRASSGEVLNGIAQGLPSFFGGSADLAGSNKTTISGSGDFTSEDYSGRNIWFGVREFAMGAALNGMALHGGLHVFGGTFFVFSDYLRPAIRLAALMNLPVTYVFTHDSIAVGEDGPTHEPIEQLPSLRAMPNLSVVRPADGNETAAAWKTAIESTSTPTALVLTRQNLKTIKGTNETAYEGVKKGAYVISPANKETADVLLLASGSEVGLAIEAQQVLAQEGIEAAVVSMPAWDRFEAQSQEYKRSVLPKEVKRRLAIEMASPLGWDRYTGDEGDILAINTFGASAPEKRILAEYGFTVENVVARVKKLIQE
- a CDS encoding ABC transporter ATP-binding protein is translated as MAFLEAKNISFTYPDEKKPVLKDVSFSVEQGEFIVLCGPSGSGKSTLLRLIKREIAPHGEKKGDFFIENNSLSTIEAEEAAKRIGMVFQDPENQIVMDKVLEELIFGLENMGVSTEEMRKRVAEIVHFFGIEGLLDKKTYELSGGQKQLVNLAAVLLTEPKVLLLDEPTSQLDPVAAREFIGMLQTMNEEFGITVIIAEHRLEELFAIADRAMVLDKGEMLYFDHPRSVIQRLGLDKNHAMYNYLPSPARLFLDQSSEKHSGLIPLSVKEGKKWLNNLQVKVTNETTENIPYQNVLLQVKHLDFQYSKDTNKILNDLSLSVYEGEWLTIVGANGTGKSTLLKVMAGLARTQRGSIYYKGKKVKKQLPNEIGFLPQNPKLFFLQDTIEDELKEIILYHHVNAGEKRMQELLDLFNLEHLLMRHPYDVSGGEMQKAALAGVLLPQPSLLLVDEPTKGLDPDSKQQFGELLKELQKQGLTIVMVTHDIEFAASYSTRCAMMFQGSITTEAPSKRFFQGNAFYTTVVNRMTRGSHIPDALTVEEARLSWDVQK